Within the Arthrobacter sp. UKPF54-2 genome, the region TGCATGGGCTTGACCCTGACCCCGCCGGATTTTGCTTCCGTGGCGAAGCGTCCCTGGGCCGTGGTGCTGGGCATCGTGGCGCACTACGTCATCATGCCCGGCGCCGGGTGGCTGATCGCCCAGGCGCTGCAGCTTGAGCCGGAACTCGCCGTCGGCCTGATCCTGGTCGGGTGCGCGCCGTCCGGCACGGCATCGAACGTGATGGCGTTCCTGGCGAAGGGCGACGTTGCGCTGTCTGTGGCCGTCGCGTCCGTCTCAACCCTGATCGCCCCGGTGGTCACCCCGCTGCTGGTGCTGTTCCTGGCCGGGTCCTACCTGCAGATCGACGCCGCCGGCATGGTGCTGGACATCGTTAAGACCGTGCTGCTGCCGGTGGTCGCCGGCCTGCTGGCCCGGCTGTTCCTGAAGAAGCTCGTCGCCCGGGTGCTCCCGGCGCTGCCCTGGGCCTCCGCCGTCGTCATCTCGCTGATTGTGGCGATCGTGGTGGCCGGCAGCGCCAACAAGATCGTCGCCGCCGGCGGTATCGTCTTCCTCGCGGTGGTCCTGCACAACGGCTTCGGTCTGGGCCTCGGCTACCTCGCCGGCAAGCTCGGGCGGCTTGATGACAAGGCCCGCCGCGCCCTGGCCTTTGAGGTGGGCATGCAGAACTCCGGCCTCGCCGCGACGCTGGCCACGGCACACTTCAGCCCGCTCGCCGCGCTGCCGTCCGCAGTGTTCTCGCTCTGGCACAACATCTCCGGCGCCATCGTGGCGGCCTGGCTGGCCCGCCGTCCGTTGCGCGACGCCTGATCCCGGCGGGGTACATGTCGTCCCGCTAAGACCTCCTTGCGGTCAGAGCACGGCATCAGGAGGATGAGGGGACCGCTTAGGCACACCAGGGAGGTGGATCTTGCCCACGGACGACCAATACACAACTGAACGGGACAGCTTCGACAGGCTGCTGGCGGACCGGCAACTCTGGCGGCAGGCCACCACAATCCCGGCCGCCGGCGAACTGACCGCCCGCTGGCTGGAGGGGCGGAGCCAGTACCAGCCGGGAACGTTCACGCCGAACATCGACGCGGAGACCAAGCCGATCGCCGGGCAGCTGGCGGAACTCAACCGGAACGGGCTGTTCACCAAGGAATCGCAGCCCGGGCTCCTTGAGGACGCCGGCGCGCAGCGGGCCTACGTGACGGGATTCTGCACACCGGAGTCGGCCGTGAGCCTGCTGGACCTCTCCTCGCGGACCGAACTTGTGACGGTGGCGCACGCTCCGGGGGAAATGAGCCGGGCCTCAATTCCCGTGACCCTGCAGGACGCCGAGATCGTCACCGTGCTGGGCACCAGCGAGAGCCCGATTGAAGCGGACCAGCTTCAGGACTGGTCGGCCGAGGCCAACGAGGCGCTGGCACTGGTCCTGGCCGAGTCCTGGTACGTCGAGATTTTTGACCCCGTGTGGGGGCGCGACGGCGTGCTGCTGCCGGCGGTCCTCGACGCCCTCGCAGCGGGCTGAACGGCCGACGGCGACCCGGCGGGTTCAGCCGATGCTGGCTGCCTCGTCGAGGGTGCGCGATTCGAAGTGCTCCAGCAGTTCGCGCATGGCCTCGACGCCCTGCGTAAACGTTGCCGAGGCCCGCCACTGCTCGATCTGTTCCAGAGATTCCCACGGCCCGGTGCTGATGAACCGGTTCCTGACGTCACGGTCGTGCATCAGCACCGCCCTGGTGTGGGGGTAGTCTTCCTGCGTCTTGCGGGCCAGGTCCCGCCAGGCCTGGACAAAATCGTTCTCGCGTCCCGGGTGGACCAGCCAGATTCCCAGCGTGTAGACAGACATGGCAGCCGCCTCCATTCTCTGTACGGGGTTGATAGCGCCGATTATGTTCCCGCGGCCGCGCGCCCGCTAGGGCCGGATTGCCCGGCCCTTCCCGGCCAAATAACGGCCGGCGGCCTGTGCCTGCGCTAGCCTGTCACCATGGGCCGCTGGACTTCCGTCGGCCCGGCCCGTGGCCGAGGTGGTCCCGGAGCCAGAATCTGCACGTTGTTCCGTATTGAGCAAAGGATGATCATGGCTATTTCAATTGAACTCGGCAAGAAACTCGACAAGGCCTACGAGAACAAGAGCCTGGACGAGGTGCTCGCCGCGCCCCCGTCAGCCCTGGCCGGACTGACGGAGAAGCACGACGAGATGCTCGCCAGCATGGGCATCAACACGGTCCGCGATCTGGGCAGCAACAAGTTCTTCGCCACCGCCGGCGTCCTCGTTGCGCTCTCCGGCCACGTCGACTAGCCCAAGGTCCGTCCAACAGACTAACGAGGGCCCGTCCGGTTTCAACCGGACGGGCCCTTTGCTTATCCCGGGCGCAAGCTCCCGTGCCGGGGCTACCCGATCAGCGCCAGCACCGCTCCGGCCGTGACCACACCGCCGGCTTCGGCCTGCACTTCGGTGACCGTCCCGTCCCGGTGCGCGGCCACCTGGGTTTCCATCTTCATCGCTTCCAGCACGACGACGGGGTCCCCGGCCGTGACCCCGGCCCCCGGCTCGACCAGCCACTTCACCACGGTCCCGGCCATGTGGGCGCGCAGTTCCGCCGGATCCGCGGCAGCGCCGGCGTCGGGCGCGGCCCCGGCCTCCGGCGAAACCCCGGCCGGGAGTCCGCCGGACAGCGACCCGCCGGAGCGTGTCCAGCCGTCCAGCAGCTCGGCCGGCAGCCCGACGGCGAGACGCTTGCCGTCGACCTCGACGGTGATGGTGCGGCGTTCGCCGTCGGGCGCGGTGGTGCTGTAGCCCGGGTCCGCGGCGATGGAGGCCGTGTCCGCGAAGTCCGTCTCGATCCACCGGGTGTGGATTCCCAGGCCGGTCTCGGAGGTGAAGTCCGGGGATTCCAGCACGGCCCGGTGGAACGGCAGCACGGTGGCCACCCCGGTGATGCTGAGCTCGGCGAGGGCGCGGCGGGCCCGTCGCAGGGCCTGCTGCCGGTCCGCGCCGGTGACGATCAGCTTCGCCAGCAGCGAGTCGAACTGCGGTGGGACGAATGAGCCGGAGCGGACGCCGGAGTCCAGCCGGATGCCCGGGCCGGTGGGGCCGGAGAACTGCTTAATGGTGCCGGGCGAGGGCAGGAAGCCGCGGCCCGCGTCCTCGGCGTTGAGCCGGAATTCGAAGGAGTGCCCCCGGGGCGCCGGGTCCTCGGTGAAGCGCAGCTTCTCCCCCGCGGCGATGCGGAATTGTTCCTGCACCAGGTCGATCCCGGTGGTCTCCTCGGTGATGGGGTGCTCCACCTGCAGGCGGGTGTTGACCTCCAGGAAGGCCACCGTGCCGTCGGCCGCAACGAGGAACTCCACGGTGCCGGCGCCGGAGTAGCCGGCTTCCCGGCAGACGGCTTTGGAGCCCTGGTAGATCTGGCTTCGCTGCCCGTCGGTGAGGAACGGCGCCGGGGCTTCCTCAACGAGTTTCTGGTGCCGGCGCTGCAGCGAGCAGTCGCGGGTGCCGACGACGACGACGTTCCCGTGGGTGTCGGCCAGGACTTGGGCCTCAACGTGGCGTGGCCGGTCCAGGTAGCGCTCCACGAAGCACTCGCCGCGGCCGAACGCGGCGACGGCCTCGCGGACGGCGGAGTCAAAGGCTTCCTCGATTTCCCCGAGCTCGCGGACCACTTTCATGCCGCGCCCGCCGCCGCCGAAGGCGGCCTTGATGGCGATCGGCAGTCCGTGCTGTTCGGCGAAGGCCCGGGCCTCCGCCGCGGACCCGACGGGACCGTCGCTGCCGGCCACCAGGGGCGCCCCGGCACGGACGGCCGTTTCGCGGGCGGTGATTTTGTTGCCCAGCAGCCGGATGGCGTCGGGCGCGGGCCCGATCCAGGTCAGGCCGGCGTCGAGCACGGCCTGGGCGAAGTCGGCGTTCTCGGACAGGAAACCGTAGCCCGGGTGGACCGCGTCGGCGCCGGAGGCGGCGGCCGCGGCGAGGAGCTTGGGGATGTTCAGGTAGGTGTCCGCGGGCGAGTTGCCGCCCAGGGCGAATGCCTCGTCCGCGGCGGAGACGTGCACCGCGTCGGCGTCGATGTCGGCGTAGACGGCGACGGACGCCAGCTGGGCGTCGTCGCAGGCCCGGGCGATCCGGACGGCGATTTCGCCGCGGTTGGCGATCAGGACCTTGCGCATCAGTTACTCATTCCATGTTCGGCGGGCTCGGGGGTGTGGCGGGGGGTGGTGTGGCCGGGGGTGCCGGGCTCGGTGCTGCCGGGCTCGGTGGTGCCTGACTCGGCCCAGCGGAAACGGATGGTTCCGCCAATCGGGACCTGCGCGGCGAGGTCCAGCTGTGAGTCGACCACGACGGCGATCACCGGGTAGCCGCCGGTGATCGGGTGGTCGGCCAGGAAGAGCACGGGCAGGCCTTCGGGCGGGACCTGCAGGGCGCCGGCGACGGTTCCTTCGCTGGCCAGTTCCCCGTCCCGGGTGCGCTGCAGCGGGGTTCCGTCCAGGCGCATGCCCACCCGGTTGGATTGCGGCTTTACCTGCCATTCCTGGCGGGTCAGGGACTCCAAGGCCGCGGCGTCGAACCAGTCGGCGCGCGGGCCGGGCACGACGTCGAGCACGGTCACTCCGGTGCCGGGGAACTCGGGCTGCAGTTCCGGGTTGCCCACGACGCCGGATTCCGAGTCGCCGCCGGTGGCCAGGAGCTGCCCGGCGGCCAGCGGCGCAGGGCCTATTCCGGACATGGTGTCGGTGGAGCGGCTGCCGAGGACGGGGGCCGCATCCACGCCGCCGCGGACCGCGAGGTAGCTGCGGAAGCCGCTCGTGGGCGCACCGATGCTGAGGGTCTCGCCGTCGAGCAGGGCGAACGGGGTGGCCATCGGGACGGTGCGGCGGGCCGGCTCCGCTTCCGGTGCCGCCGGGGTGGTGATGGCCAGTTCGGACGGCGCCCCGGCGACGGCAAGGACCTGGTCCCCGACCGCCTGGACCGTGAGTCCGCCGGCGGCGGTCCCGAGCGCCACGGTCTCGATCGCCGCTGCGCCGGGCGCGTTCCCGACGAGCCGGTTGGCGCGGCGCAGCGAGGCGCGGTCGAGGGCGCCGGCCGCGGAGACGCCGAGGCCGGAGTGGCCGTGGCGTCCGAGATCCTGGATCAGGCTTTGCAGCCCGGGTGAAGTGACCCGGAGCCCGGAGGCCACCTCGGGCGCGGCGGCCACCTCCGGCGCGCGGACCTCGGTCCGCTGGCCGGCTGCCAGGTTCACAGACTCGCGGACAGCGCGGAACTGGATCCGCGAGCCGGGGGCAGCGAGGGCGGGCTGCTCTCGGTCCAGGTCCCACATCCGGGCGGAGGTGCGGCCGATCAGCTGCCAGCCCCCGGGTGAGCGGCGAGGGTAGACGGCCGAATAGCTTCCGGCCAGTGCCACGGACCCGGCCGGCACGGCTGTGCGCGGGGAGCTGCGGCGGGGAACGGTGAGGGCCTTGTTTTCCCCGACGAGGTAGCCGAAGCCCGGGGCGAAGCCGGCGAAGGCCACGGTCCACGGCTGGCCGGTGTGGGCGGCGATCACGCCGTCGATCCCGAGGCCGGTCAGTTCCGCGACCTCGGCGAGGTCCTCGCCGTCGTACACGGTGTCGATCACCAGCAGGCCGCCGTCGCGCTGCACCGGGGCGGTGAGGTCGAGCTCCAGCAGCTGCGCGGCGATCCGGCGGGCGGCCGCAGCCGAGTCGGCCGTGACCAT harbors:
- a CDS encoding bile acid:sodium symporter family protein is translated as MLEATKSPESAPETRAAADTPVNPALAAEAKIARIAVTVFPLLVVAAGVAGFLLPGAFKPLAPSVPYLLGIIMFCMGLTLTPPDFASVAKRPWAVVLGIVAHYVIMPGAGWLIAQALQLEPELAVGLILVGCAPSGTASNVMAFLAKGDVALSVAVASVSTLIAPVVTPLLVLFLAGSYLQIDAAGMVLDIVKTVLLPVVAGLLARLFLKKLVARVLPALPWASAVVISLIVAIVVAGSANKIVAAGGIVFLAVVLHNGFGLGLGYLAGKLGRLDDKARRALAFEVGMQNSGLAATLATAHFSPLAALPSAVFSLWHNISGAIVAAWLARRPLRDA
- a CDS encoding biotin carboxylase N-terminal domain-containing protein, encoding MRKVLIANRGEIAVRIARACDDAQLASVAVYADIDADAVHVSAADEAFALGGNSPADTYLNIPKLLAAAAASGADAVHPGYGFLSENADFAQAVLDAGLTWIGPAPDAIRLLGNKITARETAVRAGAPLVAGSDGPVGSAAEARAFAEQHGLPIAIKAAFGGGGRGMKVVRELGEIEEAFDSAVREAVAAFGRGECFVERYLDRPRHVEAQVLADTHGNVVVVGTRDCSLQRRHQKLVEEAPAPFLTDGQRSQIYQGSKAVCREAGYSGAGTVEFLVAADGTVAFLEVNTRLQVEHPITEETTGIDLVQEQFRIAAGEKLRFTEDPAPRGHSFEFRLNAEDAGRGFLPSPGTIKQFSGPTGPGIRLDSGVRSGSFVPPQFDSLLAKLIVTGADRQQALRRARRALAELSITGVATVLPFHRAVLESPDFTSETGLGIHTRWIETDFADTASIAADPGYSTTAPDGERRTITVEVDGKRLAVGLPAELLDGWTRSGGSLSGGLPAGVSPEAGAAPDAGAAADPAELRAHMAGTVVKWLVEPGAGVTAGDPVVVLEAMKMETQVAAHRDGTVTEVQAEAGGVVTAGAVLALIG
- a CDS encoding antibiotic biosynthesis monooxygenase; translation: MSVYTLGIWLVHPGRENDFVQAWRDLARKTQEDYPHTRAVLMHDRDVRNRFISTGPWESLEQIEQWRASATFTQGVEAMRELLEHFESRTLDEAASIG
- a CDS encoding 5-oxoprolinase/urea amidolyase family protein, coding for MEAAMDTVAARQAPVHKVSAVRAVGTRAVLAELAGTPGVLALQSRLLEHPLPGQVDVLAAAETVMVTADSAAAARRIAAQLLELDLTAPVQRDGGLLVIDTVYDGEDLAEVAELTGLGIDGVIAAHTGQPWTVAFAGFAPGFGYLVGENKALTVPRRSSPRTAVPAGSVALAGSYSAVYPRRSPGGWQLIGRTSARMWDLDREQPALAAPGSRIQFRAVRESVNLAAGQRTEVRAPEVAAAPEVASGLRVTSPGLQSLIQDLGRHGHSGLGVSAAGALDRASLRRANRLVGNAPGAAAIETVALGTAAGGLTVQAVGDQVLAVAGAPSELAITTPAAPEAEPARRTVPMATPFALLDGETLSIGAPTSGFRSYLAVRGGVDAAPVLGSRSTDTMSGIGPAPLAAGQLLATGGDSESGVVGNPELQPEFPGTGVTVLDVVPGPRADWFDAAALESLTRQEWQVKPQSNRVGMRLDGTPLQRTRDGELASEGTVAGALQVPPEGLPVLFLADHPITGGYPVIAVVVDSQLDLAAQVPIGGTIRFRWAESGTTEPGSTEPGTPGHTTPRHTPEPAEHGMSN
- a CDS encoding DUF6919 domain-containing protein gives rise to the protein MPTDDQYTTERDSFDRLLADRQLWRQATTIPAAGELTARWLEGRSQYQPGTFTPNIDAETKPIAGQLAELNRNGLFTKESQPGLLEDAGAQRAYVTGFCTPESAVSLLDLSSRTELVTVAHAPGEMSRASIPVTLQDAEIVTVLGTSESPIEADQLQDWSAEANEALALVLAESWYVEIFDPVWGRDGVLLPAVLDALAAG